In Arachis hypogaea cultivar Tifrunner chromosome 17, arahy.Tifrunner.gnm2.J5K5, whole genome shotgun sequence, a single window of DNA contains:
- the LOC112765819 gene encoding serine/threonine-protein phosphatase 7 long form homolog: protein MLMCEHYKPPDRYNEIVESQLRETGFYYVSQIGVVQCQSAMVNALVERWRPETHTFHFPVGECAVTLEDVAMILGLPTNGLPVTGPTMSSFEALEAECLHQFGVAPRKTDCRGSFIKLTWFRGLKDRIVLNDDVHIQMYVKCHIMLLFGLIMFGDKSGAAVHWKFLPLLRNFGGIIQFSWGSACLAHLYRSLCRATRVDCKKIDGPLTLLLTWAWIRLPFLAPIPGNPRLFPIANRWRNWERENYGYRYTSLENYRRLLDDLQEGQFVWQPYGIGDIDPYLIPLAIRHNLVLWSARVPLISFECIEWHATDRVMRQFGMR, encoded by the exons ATGTTAATGTGCGAGCATTATAAGCCGCCGGATCGATACAATGAAATTGTTGAGTCACAGTTACGCGAGACTGGCTTTTATTATGTTTCTCAGATTGGAGTGGTCCAATGTCAGTCAGCAATGGTTAATGCACTGGTTGAGAGATGGCGGCCTGAGACTCACACGTTTCATTTTCCGGTTGGTGAGTGTGCCGTGACGTTGGAGGATGTGGCGATGATTCTCGGTCTGCCGACAAATGGACTTCCAGTTACAGGACCGACAATGAGTAGTTTTGAGGCATTGGAAGCCGAGTGCTTGCACCAATTTGGAGTTGCACCGAGGAAGACAGACTGTAGAGGAAGTTTTATAAAATTAACGTGGTTTAGGGGTTTGAAAGATCGTATAGTGTTGAATGATGATGTTCACATTCAGATGTATGTAAAGTGTCACATAATGTTGTTATTTGGGTTAATTATGTTTGGAGATAAGTCTGGTGCAGCAGTGCATTGGAAATTTTTACCTTTGCTCCGTAATTTTGGTGGAATCATACAGTTTAGCTGGGGTTCGGCATGCCTAGCACACTTGTATAGGTCATTGTGTAGGGCAACTCGTGTCGATTGCAAGAAGATTGACGGGCCACTGACGTTGTTGCTTACTTGGGCTTGGATCCGGCTACCATTTCTAGCGCCGATTCCCGGCAATCCCCGATTGTTTCCAATTGCAAAcag gtggcgtaactgggagcgTGAAAACTATGGCTACCGATACACTTCGCTTGAAAATTACAGGAGGTTGTTAGATGATCTACAAGAAGGACAG TTTGTTTGGCAGCCTTATGGCATTGGAGACATTGACCCATACTTGATTCCTTTAGCCATCCGTCATAATTTGGTTCTTTGGAGTGCCAGAGTGCCACTTATATCCTTTGAATGCATCGAGTGGCATGCAACTGATAGAGTCATGAGGCAATTTGGTATGAGATAG
- the LOC112765596 gene encoding heterodimeric geranylgeranyl pyrophosphate synthase small subunit 2, chloroplastic, with amino-acid sequence MVVGSMLHINGKPTVHFSCKSNHDRPSYIPKPTAVKMTTITTTTTITTAPSILQPYWASLQADIEAHLKHVMPYKDPLVVFEPMHHLVFSAPRTTVPALCLAAGELLSGDRHQAMAAASALVLLLAANHTHEQIPSKPKSKPKPMSRPKSKTMSFRAFSPGIELMTGDGLIPFGFELLSGSCDSVQENSDRVLRVIIEISRAMGSKGLIDAQYKKILLSESDGEESCHVERIMDIMEKNEGGLHACGASCGAVLGGGSEEEIERLRKFGFYVGMIQGMVNEGFWEEVEVVKDLAFKELQYFKDNNRDVDAISSFIIHV; translated from the coding sequence ATGGTGGTTGGTTCTATGCTCCACATAAATGGCAAGCCAACCGTCCATTTTTCATGCAAATCAAATCATGATCGTCCATCATACATACCTAAGCCCACGGCGGTTAAAATGACAacaattactactactactactattactaCTGCTCCCTCTATCCTTCAACCTTATTGGGCTTCTTTGCAGGCCGACATTGAAGCCCATCTCAAACATGTCATGCCCTATAAAGATCCACTTGTGGTATTCGAGCCCATGCACCATCTCGTCTTCTCGGCCCCTCGAACCACCGTGCCGGCTCTTTGCCTCGCCGCCGGCGAGCTTCTCAGTGGTGATCGCCACCAAGCCATGGCGGCGGCTTCTGCCTTGGTACTCCTCCTTGCAGCTAATCACACACATGAGCAAATTCCAAGCAAGCCCAAGTCCAAGCCCAAGCCCatgtccaggcccaaatccaagacTATGAGTTTTCGGGCTTTTAGTCCTGGTATTGAACTTATGACAGGAGATGGTCTTATACCTTTTGGGTTCGAGTTGTTGTCTGGATCCTGTGACTCGGTTCAAGAAAATTCGGACCGGGTCTTGCGCGTGATCATTGAGATATCACGCGCCATGGGATCAAAAGGACTGATAGATGcccaatacaaaaaaattttattgagtgAATCGGACGGTGAGGAGTCATGCCACGTGGAGAGAATCATGGACATTATGGAGAAAAATGAGGGGGGGTTGCATGCATGTGGGGCTTCATGTGGAGCAGTGTTGGGTGGTGGGAGTGAAGAGGAAATTGAAAGGTTAAGAAAATTTGGATTTTATGTTGGAATGATCCAAGGAATGGTTAATGAGGGATTTTGGGAAGAAGTGGAAGTGGTAAAAGATTTGGCATTCAAGGAATTGCAGTATTTCAAGGATAATAATAGAGATGTTGATGCAATTTCTAGCTTCATTATTCatgtttag
- the LOC112766342 gene encoding uncharacterized protein isoform X1, whose translation MVSYYWSLETCAAIHFIHSLPLLLLLLLFHHSLLPTLSHLLRKVLRKMEGKYGLVREHSGIWKSLRDGDFDEEDVWCVLNKDTHNSGALKIKESSPIPVPRSRMIPRPNSTNNINNNNNNKINNSSSEAKFHQFLQQSAPVNIPDWSKMYNSGDYVEDYGSDEDLLDEDYDQYDVNNNNNNNKMLLPPHEFIARRLARSQISSFSVLEGVGRTLKGRDLSKVRNAVLTKTGFLESL comes from the exons ATGGTGTCTTATTATTGGAGCTTGGAAACTTGTGCTGCCATTCATTTCATTCATTCactccctcttcttcttcttcttcttcttttccaccATTCTCTTCTGCCAACACTCTCTCATCTACTAAG GAAAGTACTAAGAAAGATGGAAGGAAAGTATGGATTAGTTAGGGAACATAGTGGGATATGGAAATCATTGAGAGATGGTGACTTTGATGAAGAAGATGTTTGGTGTGTCCTTAACAAGGACACACATAACTCTGGTGCCCTTAAAATTAAGGAGTCTTCTCCTATTCCTGTCCCTAGATCAAGAATGATTCCAAGGCCTAATAGcacaaataacattaataataataataataataaaattaataattcctCTAGTGAAGCAAAATTCCATCAATTTCTTCAGCAATCAGCACCGGTCAACATTCCTGATTGGTCAAAGATGTATAATTCAGGTGATTATGTTGAAGATTATGGTAGTGATGAGGATTTATTAGATGAAGATTATGATCAATAtgatgttaataataataataataataataaaatgttgCTACCACCACATGAGTTTATTGCTAGGAGGCTAGCAAGGAGTCAAATATCATCATTCTCAGTGTTGGAAGGTGTTGGAAGAACACTCAAAGGTAGAGATCTTAGCAAAGTGAGGAATGCTGTTCTTACAAAAACTGGTTTTCTTGAATCACTatga
- the LOC112766342 gene encoding uncharacterized protein isoform X2, whose amino-acid sequence MEGKYGLVREHSGIWKSLRDGDFDEEDVWCVLNKDTHNSGALKIKESSPIPVPRSRMIPRPNSTNNINNNNNNKINNSSSEAKFHQFLQQSAPVNIPDWSKMYNSGDYVEDYGSDEDLLDEDYDQYDVNNNNNNNKMLLPPHEFIARRLARSQISSFSVLEGVGRTLKGRDLSKVRNAVLTKTGFLESL is encoded by the coding sequence ATGGAAGGAAAGTATGGATTAGTTAGGGAACATAGTGGGATATGGAAATCATTGAGAGATGGTGACTTTGATGAAGAAGATGTTTGGTGTGTCCTTAACAAGGACACACATAACTCTGGTGCCCTTAAAATTAAGGAGTCTTCTCCTATTCCTGTCCCTAGATCAAGAATGATTCCAAGGCCTAATAGcacaaataacattaataataataataataataaaattaataattcctCTAGTGAAGCAAAATTCCATCAATTTCTTCAGCAATCAGCACCGGTCAACATTCCTGATTGGTCAAAGATGTATAATTCAGGTGATTATGTTGAAGATTATGGTAGTGATGAGGATTTATTAGATGAAGATTATGATCAATAtgatgttaataataataataataataataaaatgttgCTACCACCACATGAGTTTATTGCTAGGAGGCTAGCAAGGAGTCAAATATCATCATTCTCAGTGTTGGAAGGTGTTGGAAGAACACTCAAAGGTAGAGATCTTAGCAAAGTGAGGAATGCTGTTCTTACAAAAACTGGTTTTCTTGAATCACTatga